The Natronogracilivirga saccharolytica genome includes a window with the following:
- the dnaA gene encoding chromosomal replication initiator protein DnaA, translating to MLETDYKTGQKSELAKANNEELTAGEVWGRCLEIIRDNINHQKYKSWFQPIKPVALDGKTLTIQVPSQFWYEWLEEHYYNIMRSTIARILGEGARFEYSIVLEKAEQDNDDLAVRMPQRSSPPAQESEGQTGNPAYGFDSSYSTEAIQNPFVIPGIRKHKIDPNLNENYVFSQFIEGDCNRLARSAAIAIAENPGKNSFNPFFVYGGVGLGKTHLIQSIGNKIRQDFGDEFSVLYISSDQFTNEFVHAIRNNRAREFSMFYRNIDVLIIDDIQFFSGKEKTQEEFFHIFNALHQDGKQIIMTSDRAPKDIQDIEERLISRFNWGLSTDLQMPDYETRYAILEKKSLENGIEFEGEIFEFIAHNFKSSVRDLQGAIIKLLATASLQKIDNIDLTMAKRILKDLIKETKKHISIEDIQKMVCDYFGIDPNKVREKTRKQEIVEARQIAMYLSKTMTKSSLKTIGLQFGGRDHSTVIHAINAVEDRQETSPKFRQVVKDIRQRVELAIM from the coding sequence ATGTTGGAGACAGATTACAAAACAGGTCAGAAAAGCGAGCTGGCCAAAGCAAACAATGAAGAACTGACGGCCGGTGAAGTGTGGGGCCGGTGCCTGGAGATTATCAGGGACAACATCAACCATCAGAAATACAAGTCATGGTTCCAGCCGATCAAGCCGGTGGCACTTGACGGCAAAACACTGACCATTCAGGTTCCCTCCCAGTTCTGGTATGAATGGCTCGAAGAACACTACTACAATATCATGCGGTCCACTATTGCCAGGATACTTGGTGAAGGTGCCCGTTTTGAATATTCCATTGTGCTGGAAAAAGCCGAACAGGATAACGACGACCTGGCTGTCAGAATGCCGCAGCGGTCTTCTCCCCCTGCACAGGAGAGTGAGGGACAGACCGGGAACCCTGCTTATGGCTTTGACTCATCCTATTCTACTGAGGCCATTCAGAACCCCTTTGTGATACCCGGCATCCGGAAGCACAAAATCGATCCGAACCTCAACGAAAATTACGTATTCAGTCAGTTTATTGAAGGCGACTGCAACCGGCTGGCCCGGTCCGCCGCTATCGCCATCGCTGAAAATCCCGGGAAAAACTCCTTCAATCCGTTTTTTGTATACGGCGGAGTCGGACTCGGTAAAACGCACCTTATTCAGAGCATCGGAAACAAAATACGGCAGGACTTCGGTGACGAATTCTCGGTGCTGTATATCTCCTCCGATCAGTTTACCAATGAGTTTGTCCATGCCATCCGCAACAACCGGGCGCGGGAATTTTCGATGTTCTACCGAAATATCGATGTACTGATTATTGACGATATTCAGTTCTTCAGCGGCAAGGAGAAGACACAGGAAGAGTTTTTCCACATTTTCAATGCGCTTCATCAGGATGGCAAGCAGATCATCATGACCAGTGACCGGGCGCCCAAGGATATTCAGGACATTGAAGAGCGGCTGATTTCACGATTCAACTGGGGGCTGAGCACTGACCTGCAAATGCCCGATTACGAAACCCGCTATGCCATCCTTGAAAAGAAATCACTGGAAAACGGAATTGAGTTTGAAGGTGAAATTTTTGAGTTCATAGCCCACAATTTCAAGTCAAGCGTGCGGGACCTTCAGGGAGCCATCATCAAGCTTCTGGCCACAGCATCCCTCCAGAAGATCGACAATATTGATCTGACGATGGCCAAACGCATTCTGAAGGATTTGATCAAAGAAACCAAAAAGCACATATCGATCGAAGACATCCAGAAAATGGTATGTGATTATTTCGGGATTGACCCGAACAAGGTTCGCGAAAAGACACGGAAACAGGAGATAGTGGAAGCCAGGCAGATTGCCATGTATCTCTCTAAGACCATGACAAAATCCAGCCTCAAAACGATTGGCCTGCAGTTTGGCGGAAGGGATCACTCCACTGTAATACATGCCATCAATGCTGTTGAAGACCGCCAGGAAACCAGCCCCAAATTCCGGCAGGTCGTAAAAGACATCCGGCAGCGTGTTGAGCTTGCAATCATGTAA
- the prmC gene encoding peptide chain release factor N(5)-glutamine methyltransferase: protein MSPAADGNSSMQKPDWTVVEMLEWATGYFEDKNVPSPRLSIEWLLAHVLQVKRLDLYLQFDRPLTRPELDSLKPLVQRRARHEPLQYITGSTDFYNLTLAVTPDVLIPRPETEQLVDLILQEHPRDKKRRVLDIGTGSGCIALALKKARPDWIITGMDISEAALEIARSNADNESLEVTFHRGDLSSYRPGGKIDIIVSNPPYVHKHETEDLEKQVAAFEPLTALVTDDVSGIYSKLLSLCRESLSPEGRFYFEINESDGDEIADLCRSASFRSRLLKDDAGKHRFVAGSF from the coding sequence GTGAGTCCGGCAGCAGACGGTAATTCATCCATGCAAAAACCGGACTGGACTGTCGTTGAGATGCTCGAATGGGCGACCGGCTATTTCGAAGACAAAAATGTACCCTCTCCGCGGCTGAGCATCGAATGGCTTCTTGCGCACGTACTGCAGGTCAAGCGGCTGGATTTATATCTTCAGTTTGACCGTCCGCTCACCCGGCCTGAACTGGACAGTCTCAAACCACTGGTGCAGCGCAGGGCCCGGCATGAGCCCCTGCAGTATATTACCGGCAGCACGGACTTCTACAACCTTACGCTCGCCGTCACACCTGATGTTCTTATTCCCAGGCCGGAAACCGAGCAGCTTGTTGATCTCATTCTGCAAGAGCATCCCCGGGATAAAAAAAGGCGGGTACTGGACATCGGGACAGGATCCGGCTGTATTGCCCTTGCCCTGAAAAAGGCGCGGCCTGACTGGATCATCACGGGGATGGATATCAGTGAAGCCGCTCTGGAAATTGCCCGCAGCAATGCGGATAATGAGTCTCTTGAGGTGACATTCCATCGTGGAGACCTGAGCTCGTACCGTCCGGGCGGAAAGATAGATATTATTGTTTCAAATCCGCCCTATGTCCACAAGCATGAAACTGAAGATCTTGAGAAGCAGGTTGCTGCATTTGAACCGCTCACTGCGCTTGTAACCGATGATGTTTCCGGGATCTACTCAAAGCTTCTGTCCCTGTGCCGTGAGTCCCTGTCTCCGGAAGGCCGGTTTTATTTTGAAATAAACGAAAGTGACGGAGATGAGATAGCGGACCTTTGCCGCTCTGCATCATTCCGTTCCCGGCTTCTTAAGGATGATGCCGGAAAGCACCGCTTTGTTGCCGGCAGCTTTTAA